Proteins encoded in a region of the Triplophysa dalaica isolate WHDGS20190420 chromosome 10, ASM1584641v1, whole genome shotgun sequence genome:
- the LOC130430492 gene encoding uncharacterized protein LOC130430492 isoform X1, translating to MLYTSLVLCSWTLIGVFGDEVKSVSVMEGHSVTLHTDLTHIQTNDEIEWRFKDILIARIKRSVNINPIYNNDKTEIFRDRLKMNNQTGDLNITHITSQHSGLYHLLTIINNKLTKKNFSLNVNASTAVSISESTQTPSSSSSSSPLSSSSASSGVSVQIVVISCVTAVVGCVMIGAALLFICRKHTNTQQEDQTHDKQNICCDSTFFKHNTQDSEMTEVLYTYYNISTN from the exons ATGCTTTACACATCTCTTGTGTTGTGCTCATGGACTCTGATTG gtgtgtttggtgatgaagtgaagtcagtgtcagtgatggagggacattctgttactctacacactgatctcacTCACATACAGACAAATGACGAGATCGAGTGGAGGTTTAAAGACATTCTCATCGCCAGAATCAAGAGATCAGTCAATATTAATCCcatatataataatgataagactgagatattcagagacagactgaagatgaacaatcagactggagatctcaacatcacacacatcacatctcaacactctggactttatcatCTACTGactataataaacaataaactgaCAAAGAAGAATTTCAGTCTTAATGTTAATG CTTCCACTGCTGTCAGTATCAGTGAATCAACACAAACtccatcatcttcatcatcatcatcaccattatcatcatcatcagcgaGTTCAGGTGTGTCAG TTCAGATAGTTGTGATCTCTTGTGTTactgctgttgttggatgtgtgaTGATTGGAGCTGCGCTTCTGTTCAtctgcagaaaacacacaaacacacaacaagaaG ATcagactcatgacaaacaaaacatctgctgtgattcaacattcttcaaacacaacacacag GACTCTGAGATGACAGAGGTGCTTTACACATATTACAACATTTCAACTAATTaa
- the LOC130430492 gene encoding uncharacterized protein LOC130430492 isoform X2: protein MLYTSLVLCSWTLIGVFGDEVKSVSVMEGHSVTLHTDLTHIQTNDEIEWRFKDILIARIKRSVNINPIYNNDKTEIFRDRLKMNNQTGDLNITHITSQHSGLYHLLTIINNKLTKKNFSLNVNASTAVSISESTQTPSSSSSSSPLSSSSASSVQIVVISCVTAVVGCVMIGAALLFICRKHTNTQQEDQTHDKQNICCDSTFFKHNTQDSEMTEVLYTYYNISTN from the exons ATGCTTTACACATCTCTTGTGTTGTGCTCATGGACTCTGATTG gtgtgtttggtgatgaagtgaagtcagtgtcagtgatggagggacattctgttactctacacactgatctcacTCACATACAGACAAATGACGAGATCGAGTGGAGGTTTAAAGACATTCTCATCGCCAGAATCAAGAGATCAGTCAATATTAATCCcatatataataatgataagactgagatattcagagacagactgaagatgaacaatcagactggagatctcaacatcacacacatcacatctcaacactctggactttatcatCTACTGactataataaacaataaactgaCAAAGAAGAATTTCAGTCTTAATGTTAATG CTTCCACTGCTGTCAGTATCAGTGAATCAACACAAACtccatcatcttcatcatcatcatcaccattatcatcatcatcagcgaGTTCAG TTCAGATAGTTGTGATCTCTTGTGTTactgctgttgttggatgtgtgaTGATTGGAGCTGCGCTTCTGTTCAtctgcagaaaacacacaaacacacaacaagaaG ATcagactcatgacaaacaaaacatctgctgtgattcaacattcttcaaacacaacacacag GACTCTGAGATGACAGAGGTGCTTTACACATATTACAACATTTCAACTAATTaa